TTTTTTATGCGGGGTCGTAGTTCAGCACGGTTAGAACGCCTGCCTGTCACGCAGGAGGTCGCGAGTTCAAGTCTCGTCGGCCCCGCCATTTATCCTTCAACCCATCAGTTTTTTAATAACCGGAAATGTTATTAAAAATGATGGGTTTTTTAATAGATGCCTTTATCAGGTAACATAGAATCTGAACTCTTTAAACTGATACTTTCAGCAGGGATAGTTGCAAAGATAGTCCTGCTGATCCTCTTTCTGTTTTCAATCTTTTCATGGGCAATTATATTCTACAAGTTCTTTCAGATTCGAAGGACTGAAAAGAATGTTGCGGATTTCCTGGGAATCTTTTCTAAGATAGACAGTATCCATCAGATTGACCCTTCCATTAATGAAAAGGGAGATAACCCCCTTATGAATATCTTTAAAGAAGGCCGCACGAAATTTGAAGAGATAAATAGGGGTAAGGAAGGACTGAATATTATAAGAAGGAGACTAAGGGGTGTTATTGAGGGAGAGGTTACTTATTACGAGGGTTATCTGCCGTTCCTTGCGACAACAGGGAATGTGACACCATTTATAGGACTCTTCGGGACTGTTTGGGGCATTATACATGCCTTTCAGCAGATTGGTTTACAGGGGACAGCAAATATTGCAGCCGTGGCACCTGGTATTGCTGAGGCCCTGATAACTACAGGTATCGGGCTTGCAACAGCTATCCCTGCTGTTATCGGATATAACTACTTACTGAGCCGGGTGAGAAAGCTCACTACAAGGATGGATATATTTGCAGATGAAATGTTATCAATGCTGGAGGCGGAGGGAATATCTACTGAGCAGAAGCCAGAAGTCAAAAGCAAGAAGTAAGAGGTAAGATTGCAATGGAATCATCCTTCGACAAGCTCAGGATGACACAACCCCACCCTCACCCTGACCCTCTCCCTGAGGGAGAGGGGGCTATGAGAATTCCCTCCCCTTCAAGGGGAGTGTTAGAGCTTGCCCCCGAAGTAGTAATCGGGGGGTGGGGATGGGTTTTTAGGGTAACTCATTATGCACGATATTGGTGAAACAGGCGGGGAAGGCAGGCGGCACAGGTTATTGAGTGAGATCAATATGGTACCGTTTATTGATGTGGTGCTTGTGTTGCTGATAATATTTATGGTCTCAGCCCCTCTTATGTATCGCGGGATTGATATTAACCTGCCTAAGTCATCTGTTAATACCATTAAGCCGGGACAGAGGGTAGTGATTACGGTTGACAGGGAACATAGAATTCATGTAGATAACAATCCGGTTTCATTAAGCAGGCTTGAGCAGGTGCTTCTTCAAAAAAAGGAGACTGGGTCAGATACTACCGTATATCTGAAGGCAGATAAAGATGTGCCTTATGGGACTATCATTGAGGTAATGGATACTATTAAAAGGATAGGTATAGATAAGCTCGGAATGGTTACAGAGCCGCTTTCAGATTTAAAATAAGGCAGAGATAATTAAGGATGAGTAGTAATATGGATATTATGCTCAGGAGCGGGCAAGAGTTTAATTTAAAATGGACATTCTCTATTTCCTTAATCTTCCACATCCTTATATTGTTTTCCCTTCTATCTTTTAACTTATTTACAAAGAACGGTTCTTATGACAGGATGTATAAACCTTTTACTACTGTGCAGGTAAATCTTGTAGATGGTCCGGCTGTCGGTTTATCGAATACTAATCATGAGAATATCTCAGTTAGCAGTAAGCAGTCAGCAGTAAGCAGTGGGAAGCAGGAAATCAAAATCGAGAAGCAAGAAGTAAGAAGTCAGAAGCAAGAAGCAAGAATCAAGAAGTCAGAGACAGGAAAACCACATGAAGATGCAGTAATAAAATCCGGTACTATCCCACCGCTTGAAATTAAGAAACAGGGTGAAGAAGCAGCAGCTCAGGGTTCTGAAGTTAGAAACTCCCCCGCCTCTGTTCAAACCGGACTTGCGTCTAAAGGGCCTTCGGGTACACAGGAGGCTAAGCTGACAACGCCATGGTCGAATAGTATAACCGGAGGTATAACAGGCGGTATAGCGGGGACAGCAGGGCCGGCAGTAGATGTGCCTGATTTTAAATATGACTATTATCTTGGATTGATAAAGAATAAGGTGGACAACAGGTGGAATCAACCTGTAACATATTCCCATGTTAAAAAGGCTGTTGTGGAGTTTACGATTCAGAGAAACGGCAGGATTGACAATGTTAGGGTCTTCGAGTCGTCAGGAGATACCTATTTTGACCAGACTGCTGTGAGGGCGGTTTCTGTATCAGCCCCTTTCCCGCCTCTGCCAAAAGGATATAAGGAAAATTTTCTCAGGGTGAGGTATAAGTTTATATTTGAAAAAATAGGTAAGGGGTAAGAGGAAGTTAGGCTGAAGTAAGAAGGAAATCCCTTCCCTTTATAGGGAGAGGGCATCAAATATAGATTCCCTCTCCCTCAGGGAGAGGGTTAGGGTGAGGGTGGGGATCTAACGCATGAAACAAACAGTACATACATGGCTCTTATTCTTATTCCTCACCGTTATTCTCTCAGGAATCTCTTTTGCTGAGGATGTTTATCTGGAAACTACAAAGGGTGAGGCAGAGAAGATTCCTGTGACAATTGTCCTTAAAGGGGATGACCATGAATTAATTGCTGAGATAAAGGGGATACTTGAGGCAGACCTTGAGAGGTCTTCATATTTTAACCTTGTGAAGAATGATGGGATAGATATTGATGTTAGTGCTTCAAAGTTAAATGAAAAGGCCGGCGGACAGGTAGGCTCGTTAAGCGTAGAGTCTTTGATAGTTGCAATGATCTTACGGGAAGACAGGGTTATCAAGATGGATGGGAAACTCTTTGAAACAGGCGGCGGAGAGTTGATCTTTTCAAAGAGATATGTAGGAAATAATAATCTAATACGCAGGCTTGCCCACAGGTTTGCTGATGAGATTGTATTCAGATTAACAGGGGAAAAGGGGATTGCACAGAGCAGGATCGTTTATTTATCCGACAGAACGGGGCAGAAGGAGCTATACATCATGGATTACGATGGCTCTTCCTCTAAAATGATTACAGGTAATAAGTCTTTAAACCTTTCTCCTTCATGGTCGCCTGATGGGAGGTTGATAGCATATACATCTTACAGGGATGGTAACCCGGATATTTATGTTGTAGATTTAACCACAAGTATGAGATGGCGGGTAACGGATTATCAGGGTCTTGATATATCACCGGCATGGTCGCCTGACGGTAAGCGGCTGGCTTATGCCTCAAGCAGAGATGGAAACTCGGAGATTTATACCTCTGATAAAGAGGGGAAGGATTTGAAGAGGATTACGTATATGCGGGGAGAAGATGTGTCTCCGACATGGTCTCCCACAGGGGAAGAGATTGCATTTACTTCAGACAGGGGAGGAAGTCCTCAGATATATATTATGAAGACGGATGGTACGAATATACGGCGTCTGACATTTAAGGGGGAGTATAATAGTGACCCTGCATGGTCTCCAAAGGGGGATAAGGTAGCGTTTGCATGCAGGCGGGGGGGAGAATTTAAGATCTGTACTATCGGCCCGGACGGCAGTAAGCTAAGGGAGATAACAGGCGGGGGCGGCAGTGATGAATCGCCGTCATGGTCTTCTGATGGGAAAAAGATAGTGTTTGCATCTTCAAGAAGTGGAAAGTGGAATATTTATGTAATGAATGCAGATGGAAGTAATATAGAAAAATTAACAGGCAAAGATGGAAACAATATGGGTAACAACTTGGGACCGGATTGGTCTCCTAATTAAGTGGAGGGATTTTGAATGGATATGTTGAAAAAAGGAAGAGGAGTTGTAATTACATTATTAGTAATGCTTTTTGTATTCAGCAGTTGTTCAAAGAGGGTAACAACTGTAGATAAATTATCTCCTGATTCTAAGGCTTCACGTTCAAATAAGATAAAGACAAGTACAATTGTGAATATAGAAAAGCCGTACATTAATAATGAGACAGAAGAGGTTATTACGGAGCCGCTTACCATGCTTAACCCTGATTTAATGGAAAAGGACATTAACAGCAGAGAGACGACAGAATGGGGTGATAAAAATAATGGAGAAAATAAAGATACATCATGGTTGATTAACTTGAAAGATGTATTCTATGATTATGATGCTGTGACATTGAAGGATGAGGATATAAAGACCCTTGACAATAACGTGTCATGGCTATCGAAAAAAGGTTCTGCTATTATACGGGTTGAAGGTTATGCTGATGAGCGTGGAACAAACGAATATAATCTTTCTCTCGGTGAAAAGAGGGTAAATATTGTAAAAAGATACCTGATTGCACGCGGTATTTCTCCTGACCGTATTGAGGTAATAAGTTTTGGAGAAGAGAAGGGATTTTGCTCAGAACATACTGAAGATTGCTGGGTGCAGAACCGGAGAGGGCATTTTGTCATAGCAGGGGAGTAGAGGAAAGAAGTAAGAGGCAAGAAGTAAGATGTAAGAGGCAAGAAGCAAGAAGTAAGAAGCAAGAAGTAAGAAGTAAGAGGCAAGAGGCAAGAAGCAAGAAGTAAGAAGTAAGAAGCAAGAGGTAAGAGGCAAGAAGTAAGAAAAGACTAAAACATTCTCCACGTTAGAAAAGGAAAACGAAAATCCCCCCCTTTTTTCAAGGGGGGGCATGGGGGGGGTGATTGTCGGATGAACTCCCATGAACCGAGGGTTCACAAAGGGCCATGAAAATCAGCGGGACAAGAAAGTCCCGCCTATCCTCGTTGATATGGATAGGCGGGGTTTTCTTACCCCGCCGGAAGGGATTGTCGGATGAACTCGGTTAGAAAGGAATTTGTGATGAGGAAGGTCCTGTTATTTGCGATAGGGATAATGATGGTTACTGTCTCCGGCTGTGCAATGCAGGCAGACATGCTGGATATGGAAAATGAGGTTAAGATTATGAAGGGGATGCTTCTGGAGATGCAGAGAGATGTGACTCAGCTTCAGAAAGCCAATCCGGTTCAACAGCAGGAGCGTTCAGGCGAGCAGACAAAGGAGGATATGGAAAGGTCGGCCAGATATGAACGGTCTGAAGGAAAAACAAAAGAGGCTATTGAGGCATTACAAAAGAATCAGGCCAATTTTGAGATCAGGTTTGACCAGTTGTCTACAGATGTGCAGGTAATACAGGGCAGTCTTGAAGAAAACAGCCATAAGGTTATGGAGTTGTCGGAGAATGCGGATAACCAGGATGCAGCAGTTGAAGAATTAACAAGAAAGGTTGATCAAATAGAGTCAACACTAAAAGAAATTTCTGCGGCCTCTGTTAAGCTTTCTTCCGACAATGAGCAGTCCCCTCAGCCTGCCGCAGTGCAGCCGCCAACACCTCCTTCTGAATTGTATAATCAGGCATTTAAAGATTATGTTGCAGGTAATTATGAGATTGCAATTACAGGATTTACAAATTATCTGAGTCAGGCTCAGGACGGCAACCTTGCACCTAATGCAATGTACTGGATTGGTGAGAGTTATTACAGCAAGGGCGAATACGAGAATGCTGTTAAACAATTTAAGAAGGTTACTGATGAATATCCAAAAAGTGATAAGGTAGCAGGGTCATTTCTGAAGATTGGCTATGTCTATGAAAAGATGGGGGATAAGGATATGGCAATAGTGTATTTTAAAAAAGTTGTTGAGCAATTCCCCAACGCGCATGAGGCATCCCTCGCAAAGGTAAAGCTAAGTGAAATAAAATGAAGAATTTAAATTTATTCCATGCCTGACAGAATCAAACATCTTACACAAGAACTTGCTAATCAGATTGCAGCCGGTGAGGTAGTAGAGCGGCCTGCAGCAGTAGTAAAAGAACTCATAGAAAATTCTATTGATGCTGGTGCATCTCAAATTATTATAAGGATAGAAAAGGGCGGGGCAAGACTGATTTCAGTTGCAGATGACGGTATCGGCATGAGCAGGAATGATGCCATCGTTGCATTTGACAGACATGCAACGAGTAAAATATCTGCTAATGAAGACCTGTTCAATATTCATACAATGGGATTCCGTGGTGAGGCCCTTGCAAGCATAGCGTCTGTAGCACGTGTAAGCCTTAATACCCGTGAGAGGCATGAGATAGCAGGAACATTCATTGAGATAGAAGGCGGAAGGCTGATTAAGAGTACAGACACCGGGTGTCCTGAAGGGACTGAGATAGAGGTCAGGGATTTATTTTTCAATGTCCCGGCAAGGAAGAGTTTTCTCAAAAGTCAGAATACAGAGAATGGACATATCCTGAGTATCGTTACCCATAATGCCCTTGCAAACAAGGGATTACACTTTA
This Nitrospirota bacterium DNA region includes the following protein-coding sequences:
- the tolB gene encoding Tol-Pal system beta propeller repeat protein TolB — translated: MKQTVHTWLLFLFLTVILSGISFAEDVYLETTKGEAEKIPVTIVLKGDDHELIAEIKGILEADLERSSYFNLVKNDGIDIDVSASKLNEKAGGQVGSLSVESLIVAMILREDRVIKMDGKLFETGGGELIFSKRYVGNNNLIRRLAHRFADEIVFRLTGEKGIAQSRIVYLSDRTGQKELYIMDYDGSSSKMITGNKSLNLSPSWSPDGRLIAYTSYRDGNPDIYVVDLTTSMRWRVTDYQGLDISPAWSPDGKRLAYASSRDGNSEIYTSDKEGKDLKRITYMRGEDVSPTWSPTGEEIAFTSDRGGSPQIYIMKTDGTNIRRLTFKGEYNSDPAWSPKGDKVAFACRRGGEFKICTIGPDGSKLREITGGGGSDESPSWSSDGKKIVFASSRSGKWNIYVMNADGSNIEKLTGKDGNNMGNNLGPDWSPN
- a CDS encoding MotA/TolQ/ExbB proton channel family protein yields the protein MPLSGNIESELFKLILSAGIVAKIVLLILFLFSIFSWAIIFYKFFQIRRTEKNVADFLGIFSKIDSIHQIDPSINEKGDNPLMNIFKEGRTKFEEINRGKEGLNIIRRRLRGVIEGEVTYYEGYLPFLATTGNVTPFIGLFGTVWGIIHAFQQIGLQGTANIAAVAPGIAEALITTGIGLATAIPAVIGYNYLLSRVRKLTTRMDIFADEMLSMLEAEGISTEQKPEVKSKK
- the ybgF gene encoding tol-pal system protein YbgF encodes the protein MNSVRKEFVMRKVLLFAIGIMMVTVSGCAMQADMLDMENEVKIMKGMLLEMQRDVTQLQKANPVQQQERSGEQTKEDMERSARYERSEGKTKEAIEALQKNQANFEIRFDQLSTDVQVIQGSLEENSHKVMELSENADNQDAAVEELTRKVDQIESTLKEISAASVKLSSDNEQSPQPAAVQPPTPPSELYNQAFKDYVAGNYEIAITGFTNYLSQAQDGNLAPNAMYWIGESYYSKGEYENAVKQFKKVTDEYPKSDKVAGSFLKIGYVYEKMGDKDMAIVYFKKVVEQFPNAHEASLAKVKLSEIK
- a CDS encoding TonB family protein produces the protein MSSNMDIMLRSGQEFNLKWTFSISLIFHILILFSLLSFNLFTKNGSYDRMYKPFTTVQVNLVDGPAVGLSNTNHENISVSSKQSAVSSGKQEIKIEKQEVRSQKQEARIKKSETGKPHEDAVIKSGTIPPLEIKKQGEEAAAQGSEVRNSPASVQTGLASKGPSGTQEAKLTTPWSNSITGGITGGIAGTAGPAVDVPDFKYDYYLGLIKNKVDNRWNQPVTYSHVKKAVVEFTIQRNGRIDNVRVFESSGDTYFDQTAVRAVSVSAPFPPLPKGYKENFLRVRYKFIFEKIGKG
- a CDS encoding OmpA family protein; amino-acid sequence: MDMLKKGRGVVITLLVMLFVFSSCSKRVTTVDKLSPDSKASRSNKIKTSTIVNIEKPYINNETEEVITEPLTMLNPDLMEKDINSRETTEWGDKNNGENKDTSWLINLKDVFYDYDAVTLKDEDIKTLDNNVSWLSKKGSAIIRVEGYADERGTNEYNLSLGEKRVNIVKRYLIARGISPDRIEVISFGEEKGFCSEHTEDCWVQNRRGHFVIAGE
- a CDS encoding biopolymer transporter ExbD, yielding MHDIGETGGEGRRHRLLSEINMVPFIDVVLVLLIIFMVSAPLMYRGIDINLPKSSVNTIKPGQRVVITVDREHRIHVDNNPVSLSRLEQVLLQKKETGSDTTVYLKADKDVPYGTIIEVMDTIKRIGIDKLGMVTEPLSDLK